One part of the Vitis riparia cultivar Riparia Gloire de Montpellier isolate 1030 chromosome 15, EGFV_Vit.rip_1.0, whole genome shotgun sequence genome encodes these proteins:
- the LOC117931829 gene encoding transcription factor MYB3R-3-like, which produces MVEADECNADEKADEKQALGFSSTTVSDSDRSSADPKRVTGPARRSTKGFWTEQKDRVLAYAVNKFKGKNWKKIAECVTGTTDVQCLHRWQKVLDPNLVKGPWTKEEDDLIIELVGKQGNKKWAEVAKCLTGRIGKQCRERWHNHLNPAINKAAWTKEEELVLIQAHQKYGNKWAEIAKILPGRTENSIKNHWNCSLKKRLNLNASAFHLPGFPTNNLDSLKMERETENGTTQVVKQSLGTTFSLDKQMESQSSVDTHLELAVGYSSGRESHRPPFKKVNCRFPKKEAIGPMKPPFQTIFDKKEVPECDLASGRCQDSAVNDKPSRDPHIKANKLNESCSISLRDQLTLWHSAKPGEHSPPLPHSGCIPPSSNSPLDKIGCNGKTNVLPHKMDLPVSAKRSLQPPKRMSKLLSTDSSGAIDSGSRGQSKKFFPSTQTHEVNGTNEHTEKCLNLEDKNLGGLCYEPLNLEGLNTLLQSGTFPRSDSYIQQPSSPVSSYTPASNGKGISGSCSSPESILRSAARSFKNTPSIMRKRNRTPIETDNANNNDGTGTEEKTDSKVLPKVKQLFLSPPKSQKLDPSSVVKLVEKRLEYAFDKEQD; this is translated from the exons ATGGTAGAGGCAGACGAGTGTAACGCCGATGAGAAGGCGGATGAGAAGCAGGCTTTAGGTTTTTCAAGCACTACCGTCTCTGATAGTGATCGCAGTTCTGCTGATCCCAA GAGGGTGACTGGGCCTGCCAGGCGATCTACTAAGGGATTCTGGACAGAGCAAAAG GATCGAGTTTTAGCCTATGCCGTCAATAAGTTCAAGGGAAAAAACTGGAAAAAAATTG CTGAATGTGTCACTGGCACGACAGACGTTCAGTGCCTGCATCGCTGGCAGAAGGTCCTTGACCCTAACCTTGTTAAAGGGCCTTGGACAAAGGAg GAAGATGATCTTATCATTGAGCTGGTTGGGAAACAAGGTAACAAGAAGTGGGCTGAAGTAGCAAAATGCCTAACAGGCCGTATAGGCAAGCAATGCCGAGAAAG GTGGCATAACCATCTAAACCCAGCTATTAACAAAGCTGCATGGACCAAAGAAGAGGAATTGGTTCTTATACAGGCACACCAGAAATATGGGAATAAGTGGGCTGAAATAGCAAAGATTCTACCAGGAAG GACTGAAAACTCAATAAAAAATCACTGGAACTGCTCACTGAAGAAGAGACTCAACTTAAATGCATCTGCTTTTCATCTTCCTGGATTTCCCACCAACAATTTAGATAGTTTGAAAATGGAAAGAGAAACAGAAAATGGGACAACTCAGGTTGTGAAACAAAGTCTTGGAACAACATTCTCTCTTGACAAGCAAATGGAATCACAGAGTAGTGTGGATACTCATCTGGAATTGGCTGTTGGATATTCTAGTGGAAGAGAGAGTCATAGACCACCATTTAAGAAAGTGAACTGTAGATTTCCAAAAAAGGAGGCCATTGGTCCCATGAAGCCACCATTTCAGACCATATTTGATAAGAAAGAAGTTCCTGAATGTGATCTGGCGAGTGGACGATGCCAAGATAGTGCAGTTAATGATAAGCCTTCGCGAGACCCACATATCAAGGCTAACAAGCTCAATGAATCATGCAGTATTTCATTACGTGATCAATTGACTCTCTGGCATTCGGCTAAACCTGGTGAACATTCTCCTCCACTACCTCATTCTGGATGTATTCCACCCTCGTCAAATTCTCCATTGGACAAGATTGGTTGTAATGGAAAAACTAATGTTCTTCCCCACAAGATGGATCTTCCTGTCTCTGCTAAGAGATCACTTCAACCCCCAAAAAGGATGAGCAAATTACTTTCCACTGACAGCTCGGGTGCTATTGATTCAGGATCTAGAGGCCAGTCTAAAAAATTTTTTCCATCCACTCAGACACATGAAGTTAATGGAACAAATGAGCATACtgaaaaatgtttaaatttagAGGATAAAAATCTTGGTGGTTTGTGCTATGAGCCACTCAATCTGGAGGGTCTGAACACTTTGTTGCAATCTGGTACATTTCCCAGATCAGATAGCTATATTCAGCAACCATCTAGTCCAGTTTCCTCTTATACGCCAGCTAGCAATGGGAAAGGAATTTCTGGTAGTTGTAGCAGCCCAGAATCCATATTGAGGAGTGCAGCCAGGAGTTTCAAAAATACTCCATCTATCATGAGGAAACGAAACCGAACTCCCATAGAAACTGATAATGCAAATAACAATGATGGCACTGGTACAGAAGAAAAGACTGATAGTAAGGTTCTTCCAAAGGTGAAGCAGCTTTTCCTCTCTCCCCCCAAGTCCCAGAAGCTTGACCCATCTTCTGTAGTGAAACTTGTAGAAAAACGTCTGGAATATGCATTTGATAAAGAGCAGGATTAA
- the LOC117932704 gene encoding uncharacterized protein LOC117932704, producing the protein MGKPTATDYAPPLTAATVWSDVPEPNRSGTIDFFERQTLASPVAADCLRKDFYSRLILSLLEVDSVERGRITCLVSVKPAVINYFGGLHGGAVASIAELVSIACARTVVAEDKELFLGELGMSYLSAAPKNAELTVNASVVRSGRNVTVIAVEFKMRETSQLVYTARATFYNMPMAKL; encoded by the exons ATGGGGAAGCCGACAGCAACAGACTACGCGCCACCATTGACGGCAGCCACAGTCTGGAGTGACGTTCCTGAACCAAATCGTTCAGGGACCATCGACTTCTTCGAAAGACAAACGTTGGCCTCCCCCGTCGCCGCCGATTGCCTCCGAAAGGACTTCTACTCTCGCCTCATCCTCAGCCTTCTGGAGGTCGACAGTGTCGAACGTGGCCGCATCACTTGCCTCGTCTCCGTCAAACCTGCTGTCATC AATTATTTCGGTGGACTCCATGGAGGGGCTGTGGCTTCCATTGCAGAGTTAGTATCAATCGCGTGTGCTAGAACAGTAGTTGCTGAGGATAAGGAACTGTTTCTAGGTGAATTGGGCATGTCTTATCTCTCAGCTGCACCAAAAAAT GCGGAATTGACAGTCAATGCATCTGTAGTGAGGAGTGGAAGAAATGTGACAGTAATTGCAGTTGAGTTCAAAATGAGGGAAACCAGCCAGTTGGTTTACACTGCTCGTGCCACCTTCTATAACATGCCTATGGCAAAATTATGA